The genomic DNA GTGATCCGGACGTCGACGTTCTTGCGATACTGCAAACCGACGTTGCGTTCGATCTCGTGCAACCGATCCGCCGGGACGGGCAGAGCGCGGAGCACAGGTTTGTCGCTGGCTGTTGTGACTTGGACGACATCCAAAGCCGCGATCGATTCAGCCGCCACGCGTTGTGCGTCGGGACCACCGCGAACGATCAGGCGGTTGTTCGTTCGATCGATCACCACCTCGCCCACTTGATTCGCTTGCGCCAGCATCTGGCGGACGCGTGGAGCCAGCTGGCCCGCGGGACCGTTCTGCACGGGATAGACGTTCCCGGTGACAGGCGGCTGAGAAAACGCTGGTATCGCAAGCGTTAACACAAGGATCAGCAACATTGCAGTTCGGTTCAGCATGACAGTTCACTCGTCGAGCGGAATTTGGATAGACAATCGATCCAATCGTCAGAACCGGACGAACCCGAGCAACCAAACCACCCCAAAAGCACTGCGATCACAAACGCGTGGCGTTACAGTTTGCCTAAACTCTCGCCGCGGGGGCGGCAGGCAAAGGCATACGAGGGCTGCAGCACCTCGTTTTAGAACCAACGATCGCCCCAGAGGATCGTGTTGGCAATCGGCCAGTGCCAGCTGGCCAGATGGTTAGGCAGACGACACAGCTCGTCGAGCGCATCGCGGCGGAACAGTTGTTGCGCGAACGGACTCGTTCGATACAGCTCCTGCAACCATGGCTGCCATTGTCCGCCCAACCAGTGAGGGACCGGTGTCGGGAAGCTTGCTTTAGGTCGCTGCGCCAGTTCGGCCGGCATCCGATTTCCGGCCACTGCGCGCAACAGTCGCTTGCCGCGCAGCGACCCGTCCGCGGCCAAGGCGCTCGCGGTGCGATGCTGCAGCGTTTCGCCCGGTGCAACATCGATGCAGTAGCCAAACGGTTGACGAAACATCTGTTCGACGAAGTGATGGTCGGTGTACGGGACCCGCGATTCCAACCCAGCCGTCATCGTCGCGCTATCGAGTCGCGACAGCAAACATTCCAGGTTGACGCGTAACAACAGATGCGCCGTTTTTTCCACTCCCGACAGATCGCCCAGCTGGCGGAACTGGCGATCGTAAAAACGCTCGACGCTGCCGTCGGCAAACGCCGCGGGCCAGGTGGCGTCATGAAACAGCGAAGCCTGCGTGGCTGCCGAGATCAATCCGTTGGCAGCCAAGTAATGGTCTCCCGCCGAAGCAAACGTGGCCGTGCCGTATTGCTGCATCAAGCTGTCGCGAGCCGTCTGCGCCGCCGCGGGTGCTAGCGAATCGAGCGCTCGCGAGAGATCAAAATCGTTCCCCGACCAATGTGGAATCAAGTATCCGCAACAAGCTTCGTCGGCCCCTTCGCCGCCGAGCGCCACGCCGACCTGTTGCTTCAACTGTTGGGCGACGCGATAGATGATCGCGTCGGTTGGCGTCGAGATCGGCGTCTCGTAAGCCGCGATCAATTCCATCCAGGTCCGATGGTAATCGGTCGCCGAAACCGTGACCTGATCGAAATCGAAGCCGACGTGCTGGGCACAGCGCCGCGCATACTCAAAATCATTCCCCGCCGAGTCCAGTTCCGGATCGATCCCACCGCCGCACCGCGCGGTCATCGAAACACCTTCGTTGCGATGCAGCAGCGCCGCCAGCAGATTCGAATCGACCCCACCCGAGAGCATCATCCCGACGGGGACGTCGCTGCGCAGCCGGATCGAAACTGCTTCGCTGATCGTTTCCTCGAACCGATCGACAGCGTCGTCGAACGCCAGCCCCGTCGTCTCGCGCGGCGGAGGAGTCCAATAGATCGAGGATGTCAGTTTGTCGTCTGCCAGCGTCAACGTCTCCGCCGGACGGACGGCCTGGATACCCGCGAAGACGGTTTCGGTATCCAACGTGATCCGAAACGTGCTCAAGTAATGACGGATCGTCGATAGATTCGGTTGGGGGCGGAAGTTGGGATGGGCGGTGATCGCGGCGATCGAACTGGCGAAGACAAACTGTTGCCCAAGTTCAGCGTAGAAGAGCGGTTTGACGCCGAAGCGATCCCGCGCGATGAACAGCTGACGTTTTTGAAAGTCGTAGACGCCAAAGGCGAACATGCCACGCAGATGTTCAACACACTTTTCACCCCAGTGCAGCCAAGCGGCCATCAGAACTTCGGTATCGCACTGCGTGCGGAATCGAAACCCGTGGGATCGCAATGTGTGTCGCAGTACGTCGTCGTTGTAGATCTCGCCGTTGTAGACCAACGCACACGATCCGTCTTCGGAAACCCATGGTTGCCGACCGGCATCGGGATCGCGAATCGCCAACCGGCGGTGGGCGAGGATCAGATTATCGCGACGCAGCAGCGTGGCATCATCGGGGCCGCGTGCGGCCATCCGATCGCGGATCGCGATCACTTGCGGATCGGTCAGCGTCGGGGCGGCGCCGCTGCGATCGAGGATGCCCAAAATTCCACACATTGGATCCCTCTTAATCGATCGCTCGCGGCACTACAAAGTTGCCGACCGTTTCGGTCGGCGCATAAAAAAAGCTCCCGGATAGTACGAGTCCCAGGGGGGCGGAGGACAGCGCGCTATGGATCCGGGAGCCGGTGGTTCTTTGCGTTAGCAATCGGCAGGCATCCTTGCCTTTCAATCACCAACGTTGTCTTCGCGACGAGCCGATTATTAATCAATCTTCATCCTTGAAGAAAGAGCAATTATCGTGTCCGCAGGACAAATGTCCCAGTGTGCTGGACCGCTCAATCGCTTGGCCGTGTTGGCTAACCATCACTGCCATGGCGGGAGAATAGAGGCAACCGCCGACATGGGTCAAGGTTGGTTTTCGACTTTCCTGAGAAATTCGCTCATGCTCGGTTTTCGCTAGGGTTTAACGAGCGCAAGCACTTCAAAACCGCTTCGATATCGTCGGGGACGGGAGCTTCGAAGACCATCCGTTTGCCGCTCTGCGGATGATCCAATTCCAGCCGCTGCGCGTGCAGTGCTTGCCGCGTTAACAACGGCTCGATCGTCTCCCGTTGTGCCGAGGGTTGCGGATGATAATTGCCCGCCAGATCGTCGGCGGTGATCCGCGATCGACCACCATAAAGTTTGTCGCAAAGGATCGGATGCCGCAGGTGATCCAAGTGAACTCGCAATTGATGCGTCCGCCCGGTCTTGGGAAACAGCCGCACATAAGTGAAGCCACGAAACCGTTCAATCACTTCATAAAAGGTGGTCGCTTCTTTGCTGGTCGCATGATTGGCGCGGATCGCCATCTTCTCGCGTTGGTACGGATGGCGTCCGATCGGGCGATCGATCTGATCGCGGTCGCGGCTGAGCACTCCGCACGCGACGGCGACGTATTGCTTCTTGACCGTCCGATCGGCGAACTGAGCGGCCAAGTTCATGTGGACCGCATTCGTCTTGGCGACCACGATCACTCCGCTGGTGTCGCGGTCCAGTCGATGGACGATCCCCGGCCGCGTCGGGCCACCGATGTCCGAGAGCGATTGGAAATGGTAAGCCAGCCCGCTCGTCAACGTCCCCGACCAATGGCCCCTGGCGGGATGGACGACCATCCCCGGCGGCTTGTTCACGACGACCATCCCGTCGTCTTCAAAGACGATATCAAGCGACATCGGTTCCGGAATCGTGCCATCTTCGGGAGGCTCGGGCATGCGAAAGCGGATCTGTT from Rosistilla oblonga includes the following:
- the asnB gene encoding asparagine synthase (glutamine-hydrolyzing) translates to MCGILGILDRSGAAPTLTDPQVIAIRDRMAARGPDDATLLRRDNLILAHRRLAIRDPDAGRQPWVSEDGSCALVYNGEIYNDDVLRHTLRSHGFRFRTQCDTEVLMAAWLHWGEKCVEHLRGMFAFGVYDFQKRQLFIARDRFGVKPLFYAELGQQFVFASSIAAITAHPNFRPQPNLSTIRHYLSTFRITLDTETVFAGIQAVRPAETLTLADDKLTSSIYWTPPPRETTGLAFDDAVDRFEETISEAVSIRLRSDVPVGMMLSGGVDSNLLAALLHRNEGVSMTARCGGGIDPELDSAGNDFEYARRCAQHVGFDFDQVTVSATDYHRTWMELIAAYETPISTPTDAIIYRVAQQLKQQVGVALGGEGADEACCGYLIPHWSGNDFDLSRALDSLAPAAAQTARDSLMQQYGTATFASAGDHYLAANGLISAATQASLFHDATWPAAFADGSVERFYDRQFRQLGDLSGVEKTAHLLLRVNLECLLSRLDSATMTAGLESRVPYTDHHFVEQMFRQPFGYCIDVAPGETLQHRTASALAADGSLRGKRLLRAVAGNRMPAELAQRPKASFPTPVPHWLGGQWQPWLQELYRTSPFAQQLFRRDALDELCRLPNHLASWHWPIANTILWGDRWF
- a CDS encoding RluA family pseudouridine synthase codes for the protein MNDHSTDEEPVDEELLDEATSDDQESAAETTYRSIHVPESAQGERIDMYLTQVLDGVSRNQMRMLVHEGGAQVDGRTVRPSFRLRPNQQIRFRMPEPPEDGTIPEPMSLDIVFEDDGMVVVNKPPGMVVHPARGHWSGTLTSGLAYHFQSLSDIGGPTRPGIVHRLDRDTSGVIVVAKTNAVHMNLAAQFADRTVKKQYVAVACGVLSRDRDQIDRPIGRHPYQREKMAIRANHATSKEATTFYEVIERFRGFTYVRLFPKTGRTHQLRVHLDHLRHPILCDKLYGGRSRITADDLAGNYHPQPSAQRETIEPLLTRQALHAQRLELDHPQSGKRMVFEAPVPDDIEAVLKCLRSLNPSENRA